From Rutidosis leptorrhynchoides isolate AG116_Rl617_1_P2 chromosome 3, CSIRO_AGI_Rlap_v1, whole genome shotgun sequence, a single genomic window includes:
- the LOC139900085 gene encoding uncharacterized protein, with amino-acid sequence MLEINKEATVAERITQNNGSSFGNWCWTRPPNGRVLNELMELNNIVSSVTLFDKPDSWKCTLDPSGTYTTKSMAHLINTLKLGGNALSTMIPRNKLLPQKVYIFIWRAFQKKIPVRFELDKRGIDLDSIMCPLCEMDIETTDHILGLCPKSALIWKHVLDWWAQDNTSISNLNDAIINNQAFALNNFGSSLWQATKWITCYTIWKHRNLKVFSKKVWSPASILSEIQTQSYSWISKRLRKKKTIMWHQWLINPSFFVADPPHSVGIG; translated from the coding sequence ATGCTCGAGATCAACAAAGAGGCAACTGTCGCTGAAAGAATTACGCAAAACAACGGCTCTTCATTTGGTAATTGGTGTTGGACAAGACCTCCAAATGGCCGAGTTCTTAACGAATTAATGGAACTAAACAATATCGTTTCCTCCGTTACACTATTCGACAAACCCGACTCTTGGAAATGCACTCTCGACCCCTCGGGTACATACACCACCAAATCTATGGCACATTTGATAAACACCTTAAAGCTTGGTGGTAACGCTCTTAGCACGATGATTCCCCGCAACAAACTCCTACCTCAAaaagtatacattttcatatggcgAGCCTTTCAAAAAAAGATACCGGTTAGATTCGAATTAGACAAACGGGGCATTGATCTCGACTCTATCATGTGCCCTTTATGCGAGATGGACATAGAAACCACTGATCACATTCTCGGACTTTGTCCTAAATCGGCTCTAATATGGAAACACGTACTAGATTGGTGGGCCCAAGATAACACATCAATCTCCAATTTAAACGATGCTATTATCAATAATCAAGCCTTCGCTCTCAACAACTTCGGGTCTTCACTATGGCAAGCAACCAAATGGATTACATGTTACACAATCTGGAAACATAGAAACTTAAAAGTATTTTCCAAAAAAGTTTGGTCTCCCGCCTCGATTCTCTCCGAAATACAAACTCAAAGTTATAGTTGGATATCCAAAAGATTGCGTAAAAAGAAAACAATCATGTGGCACCAATGGCTCATCAATCCCTCCTTCTTCGTTGCGGATCCTCCACACAGTGTTGGTATAGGCTGA
- the LOC139896309 gene encoding benzaldehyde dehydrogenase, mitochondrial-like, whose amino-acid sequence MAARRMSSLISSTYAPALLRSLGHYSSRSTGISVSRFSTSAALEEPILPPVNVEYTKLLIDGQFVDAASGKTFPTLDPRNGQLIANVAEGDVEDVNRAVSAARKAFDEGPWPRMTAYERSRILLRFADLAEKHADDITALEVWDNGKPYEQAASDEIPLFIRLFRYYAGWADKIHGLTIQADGPHHVQTLHEPIGVAGQIIPWNFPLLMYAWKVGPALACGNTVVLKTAEQTPLSALYVSKLFHEAGLPKGVLNIVSGYGPSAGAALASHMDVDKLAFTGSTGTGQIVLGLAARSNLKPVTLELGGKSPFIVCEDANVDEAVDLAHAALFYNQGQCCCAGSRTFVHERVYDEFLEKAKAKAIKRVVGDPFRKGVEQGPQVDSEQFDKILKYIRSGVDSGATLETGGERFGSNGYYIQPTVFSNVQDDMLIAKDEIFGPVQSILKFKDINEVIQRSNASPFGLAAGVFTQNLDTANTLTRALRAGTVWINCFDVFDAAIPFGGYKMSGHGREKGVYSLSNYLQVKAVVTRLKNPAWL is encoded by the exons ATGGCTGCTCGGAGAATGTCATCGCTGATTTCATCTACTTACGCGCCTGCTCTCTTACGATCGTTAG GTCATTACTCTAGCAGAAGTACTGGCATCTCTGTTTCTAGGTTTAGTACATCTGCTGCGTTAGAGGAACCGATACTTCCACCTGTTAACGTCGAGTACACCAAGCTCCTTATCGATGGCCAATTTGTCGATGCAGCGTCAG GGAAGACTTTTCCAACCTTGGATCCAAGAAATGGACAACTGATTGCAAATGTTGCTGAAGGTGACGTAGAAGATGTTAATCGTGCAGTGTCTGCAGCACGAAAAGCATTTGATGAAGGCCCTTGGCCTAGAATGACTGCTTAT GAAAGATCTAGAATTTTGCTGCGTTTTGCTGATTTGGCTGAGAAGCATGCGGATGATATAACAGCTCTTGAAGTTTGGGATAACGGGAAGCCATATGAACAGGCCGCATCAGATGAAATACCTCTGTTTATTCGTCTTTTTCGCTATTATGCTG GTTGGGCCGATAAAATCCATGGCCTTACAATTCAGGCTGACGGGCCACATCACGTTCAGACTTTGCACGAGCCAATTGGTGTTGCGGGGCAAATTATACCTTGGAACTTCCCTCTTCTGATGTATGCTTGGAAGGTTGGGCCTGCGTTGGCATGTGGTAATACCGTAGTGCTTAAAACTGCTGAACAAACACCATTGTCTGCCTTATACGTCTCAAAGCTTTTCCATGAG GCAGGGCTTCCTAAAGGTGTGTTGAATATTGTTTCTGGTTATGGTCCGAGTGCTGGTGCTGCTCTTGCTAGCCATATGGATGTGGATAAG CTTGCTTTTACGGGATCCACCGGGACTGGACAAATTGTGCTTGGATTAGCTGCAAGAAGTAATCTTAAACCAGTGACTTTAGAACTCGGTGGTAAATCTCCTTTCATTGTGTGTGAGGATGCCAATGTTGATGAAGCTGTTGATCTGGCACATGCTGCACTGTTTTACAATCAG GGCCAATGTTGTTGTGCGGGATCACGTACATTTGTACATGAACGTGTTTATGATGAGTTTTTAGAGAAAGCAAAGGCCAAGGCTATAAAACGTGTGGTCGGTGATCCTTTTAGGAAGGGTGTTGAACAAGGTCCCCAG GTTGATTCCGAGCAATTTGATAAGATATTGAAGTATATAAGATCTggtgttgatagtggtgctacccTTGAAACTGGAGGTGAAAGATTCGGCTCTAATGGTTACTATATTCAACCCACTGTTTTCTCAAATGTACAG GATGATATGCTTATAGCAAAAGATGAGATCTTTGGACCAGTACAGTCGATTCTGAAGTTCAA GGATATCAATGAAGTgattcaaaggtcaaatgcatctcCATTTGGACTTGCTGCTGGTGTCTTTACACAAAACCTTGACACCGCTAATACCTTGACTCGTGCGTTGAGAGCGGGAACTGTGTGGATCAACTGCTTTGATGTATTTGATGCTGCAATTCCTTTCGGTGGCTACAAAATGAGCGGGCATGGTAGAGAAAAGGGAGTTTACAGCCTGAGTAACTACCTACAAGTTAAGGCTGTTGTTACCCGACTGAAGAACCCTGCATGGCTATAG